A stretch of DNA from Dokdonia sp. PRO95:
GTTTTTAGACCCTGCAGCCTTAAAGAAAGTGCTGGTGATATTGCACCTCCTCCTACAATGAGCTTAGAAAGTAAGTGTAATCTTGATAGTGAATTATCAAGCTGAAAAGGTGTCATCGCACAAAAATCATACGTTCTATACACAGCATCCAGCGGATTGGATTTTGGTTGCGCCATATCTATACGCCATCCCAATGTCATCGCCCTCACAAGCATCATTTTACCAGCGATGTAATGCGCAGGAAGACACAACAATGCCGTTGTCTTTTCAAAAACATTAAAATGTTTTGCTGTTGCCTTTGCACTATTAATCATGTGCTTCTTGTTTATTTTAATAGGCTTAGGTGTTCCTGTAGATCCAGATGTATGTACTGTCACATACTTCTTAGCATCTAGCCATTCTAAGATAAACTCACCTACAGATTCTTCATAAGGCTCACCTTCTTTAATAAAGGTGTGCGCTTGCTCCTTTAATGAAGCAATAGTAAATGAAGCGCCGTTAAGCTTAAATTTAGGATGTAAGCGCGTATATTTTTCAACAAGCTCCGTCATATATTTTAAATATACGGGTTCCGTGTAAGATTAATATTAAGCAAACGTAAAATGTATGCCTAGGCAACTACTTAATCAGCAACAGGAGGCTTTACACTTCCTGTGAGTTTCTCTTTCCAGTTGGACCATTTGTATTTTCGCGCAAAAACGAACATAAGAATAGGCAGTATTATAAAGATTGGAACTATTTGACCTATAGCTGAAGGCTCTGCAACATCCAAGAAAATAGAGTTGGTTTGCAATGCACTCCAATCTGAAGTAACTAGAAGTGCAATAAACATATTATTTGCCGCATGAAACCCTAATGCGAGCTCCATTCCATCATCCATGAGCGTTATAATTCCTAAAAAGAAACCTAGACCTATGTACACAGATAAAATACTATATCCAAGCTTTTCAATTTCCGGATTAAGTGCATGCATGAGTCCAAAAATGAGTGATGTGATAATAAGAGGTACAAACTTATTACCTGCAGCGACTCCTATTCCCTGCATTAAGTACCCTCTAAAAAGAAACTCTTCAAAAGAAGTTTGTAAG
This window harbors:
- a CDS encoding AMP-binding protein, giving the protein MTELVEKYTRLHPKFKLNGASFTIASLKEQAHTFIKEGEPYEESVGEFILEWLDAKKYVTVHTSGSTGTPKPIKINKKHMINSAKATAKHFNVFEKTTALLCLPAHYIAGKMMLVRAMTLGWRIDMAQPKSNPLDAVYRTYDFCAMTPFQLDNSLSRLHLLSKLIVGGGAISPALSLRLQGLKTKVYETYGMTETVTHIAARRVNPKKNKEGIIPFKLLDKVTVDTDSRDCLVIKAPKVSSDPVITNDLVKLITYKKFIWLGRIDNVINSGGVKLFPEQIEAKLAPYIHVPYFVAGVPDQLLGEQLTLFVEQEEPLFIKEHVTDIKDFGPFELPKIAVSLTSFKRTATGKIQRGQTLKEYLNSL